The following are encoded together in the Terriglobia bacterium genome:
- a CDS encoding Ig-like domain-containing protein: MKRIALVALWFVILIGCSRRPVKPAAPAATAYGTAIAEVSGGKQIAPAGTSLDQPVVVQVNDAQGNGVTGALVEVHAPSGVTLDPAAGLTDSSGQFTAKVTLGGVAGRYQLTAITRDKGDKSYELKLEEIALDYQQVLGRQINQQYCSRCHDPESTPERVSNMDNLATKPHGFTDGETLNKISDADLTAIISHGGAALNKSAEMPPYGYTLSKTDIQALLSYIRAVADPPYPTKGVVYAKN, from the coding sequence ATGAAGCGGATTGCATTGGTCGCGCTCTGGTTCGTCATCCTGATCGGCTGCAGCCGCCGGCCGGTGAAGCCTGCCGCGCCCGCTGCCACTGCCTATGGCACTGCGATCGCCGAAGTCAGCGGCGGAAAACAGATTGCTCCAGCGGGCACGTCCCTCGATCAGCCGGTGGTTGTCCAGGTCAACGACGCTCAGGGCAACGGCGTCACCGGCGCGTTGGTCGAGGTGCACGCTCCCTCGGGCGTGACGCTCGATCCCGCCGCCGGTCTCACCGATTCCAGCGGGCAATTCACCGCCAAGGTCACGCTCGGTGGCGTCGCCGGCCGGTACCAGCTGACCGCGATCACGCGCGACAAGGGCGATAAGAGCTACGAGCTCAAGCTCGAGGAAATTGCGCTCGACTACCAGCAGGTGCTGGGCCGGCAAATCAACCAGCAATACTGTTCGCGCTGCCACGATCCCGAGTCCACGCCGGAACGCGTCTCCAATATGGACAACCTCGCCACCAAGCCGCACGGGTTCACCGACGGCGAGACGCTGAACAAAATCAGCGATGCCGACCTCACGGCCATCATCAGCCACGGTGGCGCGGCGCTGAACAAGTCCGCCGAGATGCCGCCCTACGGCTACACGCTGTCCAAGACGGATATCCAGGCCCTGCTTTCCTATATTCGCGCCGTCGCTGATCCGCCGTACCCGACGAAAGGAGTCGTTTATGCGAAGAATTAG
- a CDS encoding FAD-dependent oxidoreductase, protein MEKRFSEKKVDRDWLNTNFPCMMACPAHTNAGRYVSLTAEGRFEDAYRVARDPNPMASICGRVCAHPCETACRRGEIDKPIAIRALKRFLTERYGPESRHRSDLAPVAAEPNGFKVAIIGSGPVGLSAAHDLALLGYSVTIFEAAPVPGGMLYLGIPEYRLPRDVVEAQVREILETGDITLKLKHAAGRDFTVGDLRRQGFDAVLIAVGAHRSRDLSIPGVDLDGVHKGIDFLLNVNLGYKFTIGKKVIVVGGGNVAMDVARSAAREVVKQHVEGEIVPSDDSIAAVATREMVDVSLSALRMGASEVHIVCLEKRHEMPAALEEIEEAETEGIIMHPGFGPKRILGRDGKVIALETLDTKWVFDQSGRFNPAFEEGSEKQLECDTIIMAIGQAANLDFLRPEDGVQTSPRGLIAVNRETLMTSASGIFAGGDCVFGPRLIIDSVGDGKRAAIAMDEFLRGRKHPEPLIEVNILDRHRMFADFMDIARQDVPMLPIERRTGVTEVEIGFDEESAMAEARRCLRCWINTVFEGNPEDGTECVLCGGCVDVCPENCLSLVSLDRIDFEPGVLETIRDNSQVFGVELDDVAADELGIITGSAMIKDETRCIRCGLCALRCPANTITMEAYRLASAEPSGLIPLQTMDVKPAGAPTAGK, encoded by the coding sequence ATGGAAAAGCGATTCAGCGAAAAGAAAGTGGACCGGGATTGGTTGAACACCAATTTCCCGTGCATGATGGCGTGCCCGGCGCATACCAACGCCGGGCGCTACGTCTCGCTGACCGCCGAAGGCCGGTTCGAAGATGCCTACCGTGTCGCCCGCGATCCCAACCCAATGGCTTCCATCTGCGGCCGCGTCTGCGCGCACCCGTGCGAGACCGCGTGCCGGCGGGGCGAGATCGACAAGCCGATCGCGATCCGCGCCCTGAAACGTTTTCTCACCGAGCGCTATGGACCCGAGTCGCGGCATCGCAGCGACCTGGCGCCGGTGGCCGCCGAGCCGAACGGTTTCAAGGTGGCCATTATCGGCAGCGGGCCGGTGGGACTGTCGGCGGCGCACGACTTGGCGCTGCTGGGGTATTCGGTCACCATCTTCGAGGCCGCGCCCGTGCCGGGCGGCATGCTGTATCTCGGGATTCCCGAGTACCGCCTGCCGCGCGACGTGGTGGAAGCGCAGGTGCGCGAGATCCTGGAGACCGGCGACATTACCTTGAAGCTCAAACACGCGGCGGGGCGCGATTTCACAGTCGGAGATCTCCGCCGCCAGGGTTTCGACGCGGTGCTGATCGCGGTGGGCGCCCACCGCAGCCGCGACCTCAGCATCCCGGGCGTGGACCTGGACGGCGTGCACAAGGGCATCGATTTCCTGCTCAACGTCAACCTCGGCTACAAATTCACCATCGGGAAAAAAGTGATTGTGGTCGGCGGGGGAAACGTTGCCATGGACGTTGCCCGTTCCGCCGCGCGCGAGGTGGTGAAACAGCACGTTGAGGGCGAGATTGTCCCGTCGGACGACAGCATCGCCGCCGTGGCCACGCGCGAGATGGTGGACGTCTCGCTCTCCGCGCTGCGCATGGGCGCCAGCGAGGTCCACATCGTCTGCCTGGAAAAGCGGCACGAGATGCCGGCGGCCCTGGAGGAGATCGAAGAAGCCGAGACCGAGGGGATCATCATGCACCCCGGGTTCGGGCCCAAGCGCATCCTCGGCCGCGACGGGAAAGTGATTGCGCTGGAGACGCTGGACACCAAGTGGGTCTTCGACCAGTCCGGCCGTTTCAATCCCGCGTTCGAGGAAGGCAGCGAAAAGCAGTTGGAGTGCGACACCATCATCATGGCGATCGGGCAGGCGGCCAACCTCGATTTCCTGCGTCCCGAAGATGGCGTGCAGACATCGCCGCGCGGGCTGATCGCAGTGAACCGCGAGACCCTGATGACGAGCGCTTCCGGAATCTTCGCCGGCGGCGATTGCGTGTTTGGCCCGCGCCTGATCATCGACAGCGTTGGGGACGGCAAGCGAGCCGCGATTGCGATGGACGAGTTCCTGCGCGGCCGCAAGCATCCCGAGCCGCTGATCGAAGTCAACATTCTCGACCGGCACCGCATGTTTGCCGACTTCATGGACATCGCTCGCCAGGATGTGCCCATGCTCCCGATCGAGCGGCGCACCGGAGTCACCGAGGTCGAGATCGGCTTTGACGAAGAATCGGCGATGGCCGAGGCGCGCCGCTGCCTGCGCTGCTGGATCAACACCGTGTTCGAAGGCAATCCGGAAGACGGCACCGAGTGCGTTCTCTGCGGTGGCTGCGTGGATGTTTGTCCCGAGAACTGCCTCAGCCTGGTATCGCTCGACCGCATTGACTTTGAGCCGGGCGTGCTGGAAACGATTCGCGACAACTCCCAGGTTTTCGGAGTCGAGCTGGACGACGTGGCGGCCGACGAACTCGGCATCATCACCGGCTCCGCCATGATTAAGGACGAGACGCGCTGCATCCGCTGTGGACTGTGTGCGCTGCGCTGCCCGGCGAACACCATCACCATGGAAGCGTACCGGCTGGCATCGGCGGAACCCAGCGGCCTCATCCCGCTGCAAACGATGGACGTGAAACCGGCCGGCGCGCCAACCGCAGGTAAGTGA
- a CDS encoding carboxypeptidase regulatory-like domain-containing protein, which produces MKRTLATLLAVLMVSAVALAGTLSGKVSGASGVSVVYVDTIAGKTFPAPEKHVLIDQKGLMFQPHIAVVLVGTTVDFLNSDTVAHNVFWPNISGDKKATHNLGTWPKGEKKAFKFDKVGVVPLLCNVHPEMSGYIIVSPTPYYAETDAQGNYKIANLPDGDYKVVAWHEGAKPASKQVAVKGDAKADFTVTK; this is translated from the coding sequence ATGAAACGCACTCTTGCAACTCTCCTGGCAGTCCTGATGGTTTCCGCGGTCGCTCTGGCAGGCACGCTGAGCGGCAAAGTGAGCGGCGCCTCCGGCGTATCGGTTGTCTACGTGGACACGATCGCGGGCAAGACATTCCCCGCACCGGAAAAACACGTGCTCATCGATCAGAAAGGGTTGATGTTCCAGCCGCACATCGCGGTTGTGCTGGTCGGCACGACGGTTGACTTCCTCAACAGCGACACCGTGGCCCACAACGTTTTCTGGCCTAACATCTCCGGCGACAAGAAGGCCACGCACAATCTCGGCACTTGGCCCAAGGGCGAGAAGAAGGCCTTCAAGTTCGACAAGGTCGGCGTGGTGCCGCTGCTGTGCAACGTCCACCCGGAAATGTCCGGCTACATCATCGTGTCGCCGACTCCGTACTACGCGGAGACGGACGCGCAGGGCAACTACAAAATCGCCAACCTGCCGGACGGCGATTACAAGGTGGTGGCCTGGCACGAGGGCGCGAAGCCGGCTTCGAAGCAGGTTGCCGTCAAGGGCGACGCCAAGGCGGACTTCACGGTCACCAAGTAG
- a CDS encoding carboxypeptidase regulatory-like domain-containing protein: MRFGQQRGFGWAAILILAAGSATAGTLEGRVQTHDAKLDLAGFVAYVDDVAGPFPTPDRVVLMDQKSLRFVPHVLPIQVGTTVEFANSDPLAHNVFSISSPKRFNLGLYGRGTSRRVKFDQPGVVQLLCNVHQEMSAFIVVVKSPYFARTAADGSFRIDNVPAGRHRVRIWHEAMDEHSYDVEVAAAGITRKTIRLD; the protein is encoded by the coding sequence ATGCGATTCGGGCAGCAACGCGGTTTCGGGTGGGCAGCGATTCTGATTCTCGCTGCCGGATCCGCCACCGCCGGGACCCTCGAGGGCCGCGTGCAGACGCACGATGCGAAGCTCGATTTGGCGGGATTCGTAGCGTACGTGGACGACGTTGCAGGGCCCTTTCCTACCCCTGACCGGGTGGTCCTGATGGACCAGAAGAGCCTGCGGTTTGTGCCGCACGTTCTGCCGATCCAGGTGGGTACGACAGTGGAATTCGCCAACAGCGATCCGCTGGCACACAACGTGTTTTCCATCTCCAGCCCGAAACGTTTCAACCTCGGGTTATACGGACGCGGAACGAGCCGGCGCGTGAAGTTCGACCAGCCCGGTGTCGTGCAATTGCTGTGCAACGTGCACCAGGAGATGTCGGCGTTCATCGTGGTGGTAAAGAGCCCGTATTTCGCGCGCACGGCGGCCGACGGAAGTTTTCGGATCGACAACGTGCCGGCGGGTCGCCATCGGGTGCGCATCTGGCACGAAGCCATGGACGAGCACAGCTACGACGTCGAGGTGGCGGCGGCGGGCATAACCAGGAAAACGATCCGCCTGGATTGA
- a CDS encoding Rieske (2Fe-2S) protein, with amino-acid sequence MSENEKIKEAGLDRRQFFVKIGLGSVAVAAAGTAAFAYQFLSPNVLYEPSPIVNAGKPDRYPMDSVTLDPQTGIFVVNSAQGFYALQATCTHLGCLTAWKPELGIIACPCHGSKFKRDGAKIEGPAPRPLPWLRMWLSDEGDLMVDRAVLLSSRQLVKV; translated from the coding sequence ATGTCGGAGAACGAGAAAATAAAAGAGGCGGGCCTCGACCGGCGCCAGTTCTTTGTCAAGATCGGCCTTGGCTCGGTTGCGGTCGCGGCGGCGGGTACGGCGGCGTTTGCCTACCAGTTTCTCTCGCCCAACGTGCTCTACGAGCCGTCCCCGATAGTGAACGCCGGCAAGCCCGACCGTTACCCGATGGATTCGGTGACGCTCGACCCCCAGACCGGCATTTTCGTGGTCAACAGCGCACAAGGTTTCTACGCCCTGCAGGCCACCTGCACGCACCTGGGGTGCCTGACCGCCTGGAAGCCGGAACTCGGCATCATTGCCTGCCCGTGTCACGGCAGCAAGTTCAAACGCGACGGCGCCAAGATCGAGGGTCCCGCTCCCCGGCCGCTGCCTTGGCTGCGCATGTGGCTCAGCGATGAAGGCGACCTGATGGTGGACCGCGCCGTCCTGCTTTCGTCGCGGCAGTTGGTGAAGGTCTAG
- a CDS encoding c-type cytochrome, producing MSAREILTSLRRRIFGDSARTFGIMSVVFLVSLAIAPAKNYFSEWRHYQKQYVKLIRTRADAVTLQRHLETGIQQIWIPEYGVVDRCTTCHAALRETSLSTVSTQPFRPHPAIPHKLTEFGCSTCHRGQGAATTVEEAHRSTLAWEQPILPAKYIESSCGQCHLGDLPGTPQLNYGRKLLAREGCVRCHAVRQPDGVLMQGTDDPPSLVHIAQKTTREWVYAWIKNPQAYSSTATMPNFSLSDDDARDVTAFLMAQSTPIVLPGAEKSAASARAPADPTAGASLYGESFCASCHAVQNAAGRMVGGDVGPELTRIGTKAKPEWLEAWLRNPGAYDPDTAMPHYRFGEQQIKTLARFLEAKTDSDLLANVHLPDPTAQQTAHGKQLVNEYGCASCHEINGVRKPDNFAPDLSHVGSRSLAQLVFAPGVSHTLPDYIAAKVRNPRAFGPSLKMPQFTLTPPQVDAMTTALLALTDRAQSQPASMRIASRQPSHYKPAGHAGQLMGDLRCFSCHAINGRGGDMAPDLTWEGSSVQAKWLADFLKNPNTLRPALIRRMPKFNLTEAEIKELTDYIMTVYQTPAFERDSVPATYPPATVDQGRQLFYSRYACSSCHIVDPAKDKGYIGPTLTQVGSRLTPAWIYHWLKNPQELRPGAIEPNQHMSDDDARALTAYLMSLKGQAAKTKVAGAPHAQAEAGR from the coding sequence ATGAGCGCGCGAGAAATACTCACATCGCTGCGACGCCGCATCTTCGGCGACAGCGCCCGCACCTTCGGCATCATGAGCGTGGTGTTCCTGGTCTCGCTCGCCATCGCGCCCGCCAAGAATTACTTCAGCGAGTGGCGCCACTATCAGAAGCAGTACGTGAAGCTCATCCGCACGCGCGCCGACGCCGTCACCCTGCAGCGCCATCTGGAAACCGGCATTCAGCAGATCTGGATTCCCGAATACGGCGTCGTGGACCGTTGCACCACCTGTCATGCCGCGTTGCGCGAGACGAGCCTCTCGACCGTCAGCACCCAGCCATTCCGCCCGCATCCGGCGATTCCACACAAGCTCACCGAGTTCGGCTGTTCCACGTGCCATCGCGGCCAGGGCGCCGCCACCACGGTGGAAGAAGCGCATCGCAGCACGCTGGCCTGGGAACAGCCGATCCTGCCGGCGAAGTACATCGAGTCTTCCTGCGGCCAGTGCCATCTCGGAGACCTGCCCGGAACGCCGCAACTCAACTACGGCCGCAAACTGCTGGCGCGCGAAGGTTGCGTGCGCTGTCACGCAGTTCGTCAACCGGACGGCGTGCTGATGCAGGGGACGGACGATCCTCCGTCGCTGGTGCACATCGCCCAGAAGACCACGCGCGAGTGGGTCTACGCCTGGATCAAGAATCCGCAGGCGTACTCCTCCACGGCAACGATGCCGAACTTCAGCCTGAGCGACGATGACGCGCGCGATGTCACGGCGTTCCTGATGGCGCAGAGCACGCCCATCGTACTGCCCGGCGCCGAAAAATCCGCAGCGTCAGCACGCGCCCCGGCCGACCCCACCGCCGGCGCTTCGCTTTACGGTGAATCTTTCTGCGCCTCCTGCCACGCGGTGCAGAACGCCGCCGGCAGAATGGTGGGTGGCGATGTCGGCCCTGAGCTGACCAGGATCGGCACCAAGGCGAAGCCGGAGTGGCTGGAAGCGTGGCTGCGCAATCCCGGCGCCTACGATCCCGACACCGCGATGCCGCACTATCGCTTTGGTGAGCAGCAAATCAAGACGCTCGCCAGATTCCTGGAAGCGAAGACGGATTCGGACCTCCTCGCCAACGTGCATCTGCCCGATCCCACGGCGCAGCAGACCGCGCACGGCAAGCAACTGGTAAATGAATACGGCTGCGCGTCCTGCCACGAGATCAACGGCGTGCGCAAGCCCGACAACTTCGCGCCCGACCTCAGCCACGTGGGCAGCCGTTCGCTGGCGCAACTTGTGTTCGCCCCAGGCGTCTCCCACACGCTGCCCGACTACATCGCCGCCAAGGTGCGTAACCCGCGCGCTTTCGGCCCCAGCCTGAAGATGCCGCAGTTCACTCTCACGCCGCCGCAGGTGGATGCCATGACCACCGCGCTGCTGGCGCTCACCGACCGCGCGCAGTCACAGCCGGCGTCAATGCGCATCGCCTCCCGTCAGCCATCGCATTACAAGCCTGCCGGACACGCCGGTCAGCTCATGGGCGACCTGCGCTGCTTCAGTTGTCATGCCATCAATGGCCGCGGCGGCGACATGGCGCCCGACCTCACATGGGAGGGCAGCTCGGTGCAGGCGAAATGGCTGGCTGATTTCCTGAAGAACCCGAACACGCTGCGTCCGGCGCTGATCCGCCGCATGCCAAAGTTCAACCTCACGGAGGCGGAAATCAAAGAGCTCACCGACTACATCATGACGGTGTATCAGACGCCCGCGTTCGAGCGCGACTCCGTGCCTGCCACGTACCCGCCGGCGACGGTGGACCAGGGGCGCCAGCTTTTCTACTCCAGGTACGCATGCTCCTCATGCCACATCGTGGATCCAGCGAAAGACAAGGGTTACATCGGACCGACATTGACCCAGGTCGGCTCACGACTGACGCCCGCCTGGATCTACCACTGGCTGAAGAATCCGCAGGAGCTGCGTCCCGGCGCCATCGAACCCAACCAGCACATGAGCGACGATGACGCGCGCGCGCTGACCGCCTATCTCATGTCGCTCAAAGGGCAGGCGGCGAAAACGAAAGTGGCCGGCGCACCTCATGCGCAAGCGGAGGCGGGACGATGA
- a CDS encoding cytochrome b N-terminal domain-containing protein: protein MAKTLGTYFETLRASRAWRSIFRSGRGGTRLHDVLAIQQNVFLHLFSAKARRRALDFSVTWYLGALTFASFLILVITGILLMLYYHPSVPQAYADMKDLQFVVSSGVFLRNLHRWSAHAMVFLVFAHMFRVFYRGAYRPPREFNWAIGVVLLLITLLLSYTGYLLPWDQLSYWAVTVGSNIASAVPVFGAKIRFLMLGGNLVNANALLRFYVLHCMILPLTAIAFIAVHFWRIRKDGGLYAGAPREPEAK from the coding sequence ATGGCGAAGACGCTGGGCACCTATTTCGAAACCCTTCGCGCCAGCCGCGCGTGGCGCTCCATCTTCCGCAGCGGGCGCGGCGGCACCCGGCTGCACGACGTGCTCGCCATCCAGCAGAACGTTTTTCTGCACCTGTTCTCCGCAAAAGCGCGGCGGCGCGCGCTGGACTTCAGCGTCACCTGGTATCTGGGGGCGCTGACCTTCGCCTCGTTTCTCATTCTGGTGATCACCGGAATCCTGCTGATGCTGTACTACCACCCGTCGGTGCCGCAGGCCTATGCCGACATGAAGGACTTGCAGTTCGTAGTGTCTTCGGGAGTTTTTCTGCGCAACCTGCACCGCTGGTCGGCGCACGCCATGGTGTTCCTGGTGTTCGCACACATGTTCCGGGTCTTTTATCGCGGCGCGTACCGGCCGCCGCGCGAATTCAACTGGGCGATTGGCGTGGTGCTGCTGCTGATTACCCTGCTGCTCAGTTACACCGGCTACCTGCTGCCGTGGGACCAGCTTTCGTACTGGGCGGTCACGGTGGGCAGCAACATCGCGTCGGCGGTTCCTGTGTTCGGCGCAAAAATCCGCTTCCTGATGCTCGGGGGCAACCTGGTGAACGCCAACGCGCTGCTGCGGTTTTATGTCCTGCACTGCATGATCCTGCCGCTGACGGCAATCGCATTCATCGCGGTTCACTTCTGGCGCATTCGCAAGGATGGCGGACTCTACGCCGGCGCGCCGCGCGAGCCGGAGGCGAAATGA
- a CDS encoding TonB-dependent receptor: protein MSYIVSVKSATVLAILATLVPLQAWSAPQQELRGTVKDRSGDVIARALVVLDADGQKFNRVTQPDGTFVFTGVTGASGSLTVNAPGFATSTTAWQAGQNDLSITLTLATVQRSLDVTTTRTSILPTGADDVEAQPDAAVVRSTQLQQWGTLATDDKLRQVPGFSLLRRSGSHTANPTSQGVSLRGLGASGASRALILTDGIPLNDPFGGWIYWARVPQASLDQVQVVPGGISALYGNDALSGVANLETRSAVQTDAFVQGSYGNKNEPFGSGWGALRLGPWAISASGEGFRTNGYIAVPQTVRGSVDMPVASQYGSGNLRLERLFTDRGRIFLNGSSYGEDRQNGTPLQVNDTTIRQLAFGTDYNSKAAGLFTLRLYGGTQNYYQTFSSIATNRNSESLTNVQRVPVQQMGLIAQWSKQMARRLTLLGGLDGMEVTGFSNETSYSGGQPTARLSNGGTQQSLGAFAEAILQITPKWSVTFSAREDLWSNSDASSTRIPTSGQPTQTVYPDRGQNAFSPRLTMSYRASEHTVFYTSAYRSFRAPTLNELYRSFRVGNVQTLANAYLRGEHFTGGEGGVRATMLRDRITLYGGGFWGLVTDPAANVTLSTTPQLIVRMRENLGRIQAPGLQAGINLNVTKRIWLSCAYQFINSTVASFPVNPALVGNQVPLVPKNEFVFQGTWAAPQKIFVAIQGRTASNEFDDDQNVLPLGAYFVLSATVSYPLPRGFDVFVQGENLTNDQYNIGRTPVVTLGQPILVRGGLRWQSRK from the coding sequence ATGTCTTACATAGTTAGCGTTAAGTCTGCGACCGTGTTGGCAATCCTGGCCACCCTGGTTCCGCTGCAAGCTTGGAGCGCTCCACAGCAGGAACTGCGAGGGACGGTGAAGGATCGCAGCGGGGACGTGATTGCCAGAGCGCTGGTTGTGCTAGACGCCGACGGACAGAAGTTCAACCGAGTGACCCAACCCGACGGCACCTTCGTCTTCACCGGCGTGACGGGCGCGAGCGGAAGTTTGACTGTCAACGCTCCGGGTTTCGCGACCAGCACTACCGCCTGGCAAGCGGGACAGAATGATCTGTCAATCACGCTGACGCTGGCAACGGTGCAACGAAGCCTCGATGTGACGACGACGCGCACCTCGATCCTGCCGACCGGGGCTGACGATGTTGAGGCGCAACCCGATGCGGCGGTCGTCCGCTCGACGCAGTTGCAGCAATGGGGCACGCTGGCCACAGATGACAAGCTGCGTCAAGTGCCCGGCTTTTCGCTCCTGCGCAGATCGGGGAGCCACACTGCAAACCCTACGTCGCAGGGCGTCTCGCTGCGTGGACTGGGCGCCAGTGGCGCCAGCCGTGCACTCATTCTGACGGACGGCATTCCGCTCAACGATCCCTTCGGCGGCTGGATCTACTGGGCGCGCGTGCCGCAGGCGTCCTTGGACCAGGTGCAGGTTGTGCCCGGAGGCATTTCGGCGCTGTATGGGAACGATGCTTTGAGTGGCGTGGCCAATCTGGAGACGCGTTCAGCGGTGCAGACGGACGCATTCGTCCAGGGATCATACGGGAATAAGAACGAGCCTTTCGGCTCCGGTTGGGGGGCATTGCGCCTGGGGCCATGGGCAATATCGGCTAGTGGAGAAGGATTTCGCACCAACGGCTACATTGCCGTGCCGCAAACCGTTCGCGGCTCGGTCGACATGCCGGTCGCCTCACAGTACGGCAGCGGAAACCTGCGTTTGGAGCGCTTGTTCACGGACCGCGGACGCATTTTCCTTAACGGCTCCAGCTACGGTGAGGACCGGCAGAACGGCACGCCGCTGCAAGTCAACGACACTACGATTCGGCAACTGGCCTTCGGTACGGATTACAACAGCAAGGCCGCTGGCTTGTTCACGCTGCGTTTGTATGGCGGAACTCAGAATTACTACCAGACTTTTTCGTCGATCGCCACGAATCGCAACAGCGAATCGTTGACCAATGTGCAGCGTGTTCCGGTGCAGCAAATGGGCCTCATCGCGCAATGGTCGAAGCAGATGGCGCGCCGTCTCACCTTGCTGGGAGGACTTGACGGTATGGAGGTCACCGGCTTCAGCAACGAAACCAGCTACTCGGGTGGCCAGCCTACAGCGCGCCTGTCGAACGGAGGCACGCAGCAGTCGCTGGGTGCATTCGCCGAAGCAATCTTGCAGATCACACCGAAGTGGTCGGTGACGTTCTCCGCGCGTGAAGACCTGTGGAGCAACTCTGACGCAAGCTCGACGCGAATTCCGACCAGCGGCCAACCGACGCAGACTGTCTACCCTGACCGCGGTCAGAATGCCTTCAGCCCCCGGCTGACGATGTCCTATCGCGCCAGCGAACATACCGTGTTCTATACTTCCGCGTATCGCTCGTTTCGCGCTCCCACACTGAACGAACTCTACCGCAGCTTCCGGGTCGGCAACGTGCAGACTCTGGCCAATGCTTACCTGCGGGGCGAACACTTTACCGGTGGCGAAGGCGGAGTGCGCGCTACCATGCTGCGGGACCGCATCACACTTTACGGCGGCGGATTCTGGGGCCTTGTCACCGATCCGGCCGCCAATGTAACACTCAGTACGACTCCGCAGCTCATCGTGCGCATGCGTGAGAACCTGGGCCGCATTCAAGCGCCCGGACTCCAAGCTGGCATCAACCTCAACGTAACGAAGCGCATTTGGCTGAGCTGCGCTTATCAGTTCATCAATTCCACCGTCGCTTCGTTTCCTGTGAACCCAGCTCTGGTTGGGAACCAGGTTCCGCTCGTGCCAAAGAACGAGTTCGTCTTCCAGGGGACCTGGGCTGCTCCGCAGAAGATTTTCGTCGCGATTCAGGGACGCACCGCCAGCAACGAATTCGATGACGATCAGAACGTGTTGCCACTCGGCGCCTACTTCGTGCTCAGCGCAACGGTTTCGTATCCGCTGCCCAGGGGGTTCGACGTTTTTGTCCAAGGTGAAAACCTGACCAACGATCAATACAACATCGGACGCACACCGGTTGTGACGCTTGGCCAGCCGATCCTGGTGCGAGGCGGGTTGCGCTGGCAGAGCCGGAAATAA